One genomic window of Cottoperca gobio chromosome 10, fCotGob3.1, whole genome shotgun sequence includes the following:
- the LOC115014953 gene encoding signal-regulatory protein beta-2-like isoform X2, producing MMIIFYLLLMLRAGRCAHDPIFDTKTVGVGDDVTLTCPRQKNSQTEYFFWIRLVSGNFPETFKGTHQFEYNVVHMTPRTATKQGPETFLLQINKTEPSDTGVYYCIEVDLLDMTFLKGTFLRIKEPDITATIQDLPSDPVRPGDSVTLQCSVLSDSETKMCEGQHSVFWFRSGSDESHPKVIYAHGNSGDGCEKSPEAHAPQKCIYNFSKNVSSSDAGTYYCAVATCGEIFFGDRAKLEIEVNMWDLEKANTVLFLLCAALAISLIVHMYTIKKKTCDCCNAVISKVSREMRKHYFILPQPSTRGKLAKQREGMKKRQRERRSTPMSGREIIKIYWICLLKLISFLSDTLL from the exons ATGatgatcatattttatttactgctgATGCTCAGAGCGGGGC GATGCGCACACGATCCGATCTTTGACACAAAGACTGTTGGTGTTGGAGATGATGTGACTTTGACATGTCCCCGCCAGAAAAATTCGCAAACAGAATACTTCTTTTGGATTAGGCTTGTTTCTGGAAACTTTCCTGAAACCTTCAAGGGAACGCATCAATTTGAATATAATGTTGTTCACATGACTCCTCGCACTGCAACAAAACAAGGGCCTGAAACATTTCTTctgcagataaataaaacagagcCAAGCGATACTGGAGTTTACTACTGTATAGAAGTAGACTTACTTGATATGACATTTTTGAAAGGAACATTTCTGAGAATTAAAG AACCTGATATCACTGCCACCATTCAAGACCTTCCATCTGATCCAGTCCGTCCAGGAGACTCAGTGACTCTGCAGTGTTCAGTCCTCTCTGACTCTGAGACCAAGATGTGTGAAGGACAACACAGTGTGTTCTGGTTCAGATCTGGATCAGATGAATCTCATCCTAAAGTCATTTACGCTCATGGAAACAGTGGTGATGGATGTGAGAAGAGTCCTGAGGCTCACGCTCCACAGAAATGTATCTACAACTTCTCTAAAAACGTCAGCTCCTCTGATGCCGGGACTTATTACTGTGCTGTGGCCACATGCGGGGAGATATTTTTTGGAGATCGGGCAAAACTGGAAATTGAAG TCAACATGTGGGATTTGGAGAAGGCCAACACAGTTCTGTTTCTGTTATGCGCTGCTTTGGCTATAAGTCTAATCGTCCATATGTATACCATCAAGAAGAAAACTTGTGATTGTTGCAACG CGGTGATCAGCAAAGTCAGCAG AGAGATgaggaaacattattttattctgcCCCAACCTTCAACAAGAGGAAAACTGGcaaagcagagagaaggaatgaagaagcggcagagagagagacgatctACACCGATGTCAGGGCG
- the LOC115014953 gene encoding signal-regulatory protein beta-2-like isoform X4: MMIIFYLLLMLRAGRCAHDPIFDTKTVGVGDDVTLTCPRQKNSQTEYFFWIRLVSGNFPETFKGTHQFEYNVVHMTPRTATKQGPETFLLQINKTEPSDTGVYYCIEVDLLDMTFLKGTFLRIKEPDITATIQDLPSDPVRPGDSVTLQCSVLSDSETKMCEGQHSVFWFRSGSDESHPKVIYAHGNSGDGCEKSPEAHAPQKCIYNFSKNVSSSDAGTYYCAVATCGEIFFGDRAKLEIEAVNMWDLEKANTVLFLLCAALAISLIVHMYTIKKKTCDCCNASGDQQSQQRDEETLFYSAPTFNKRKTGKAERRNEEAAERETIYTDVRA, from the exons ATGatgatcatattttatttactgctgATGCTCAGAGCGGGGC GATGCGCACACGATCCGATCTTTGACACAAAGACTGTTGGTGTTGGAGATGATGTGACTTTGACATGTCCCCGCCAGAAAAATTCGCAAACAGAATACTTCTTTTGGATTAGGCTTGTTTCTGGAAACTTTCCTGAAACCTTCAAGGGAACGCATCAATTTGAATATAATGTTGTTCACATGACTCCTCGCACTGCAACAAAACAAGGGCCTGAAACATTTCTTctgcagataaataaaacagagcCAAGCGATACTGGAGTTTACTACTGTATAGAAGTAGACTTACTTGATATGACATTTTTGAAAGGAACATTTCTGAGAATTAAAG AACCTGATATCACTGCCACCATTCAAGACCTTCCATCTGATCCAGTCCGTCCAGGAGACTCAGTGACTCTGCAGTGTTCAGTCCTCTCTGACTCTGAGACCAAGATGTGTGAAGGACAACACAGTGTGTTCTGGTTCAGATCTGGATCAGATGAATCTCATCCTAAAGTCATTTACGCTCATGGAAACAGTGGTGATGGATGTGAGAAGAGTCCTGAGGCTCACGCTCCACAGAAATGTATCTACAACTTCTCTAAAAACGTCAGCTCCTCTGATGCCGGGACTTATTACTGTGCTGTGGCCACATGCGGGGAGATATTTTTTGGAGATCGGGCAAAACTGGAAATTGAAG cAGTCAACATGTGGGATTTGGAGAAGGCCAACACAGTTCTGTTTCTGTTATGCGCTGCTTTGGCTATAAGTCTAATCGTCCATATGTATACCATCAAGAAGAAAACTTGTGATTGTTGCAACG CCAGCGGTGATCAGCAAAGTCAGCAG AGAGATgaggaaacattattttattctgcCCCAACCTTCAACAAGAGGAAAACTGGcaaagcagagagaaggaatgaagaagcggcagagagagagacgatctACACCGATGTCAGGGCG
- the LOC115014953 gene encoding signal-regulatory protein beta-2-like isoform X1: MMIIFYLLLMLRAGRCAHDPIFDTKTVGVGDDVTLTCPRQKNSQTEYFFWIRLVSGNFPETFKGTHQFEYNVVHMTPRTATKQGPETFLLQINKTEPSDTGVYYCIEVDLLDMTFLKGTFLRIKEPDITATIQDLPSDPVRPGDSVTLQCSVLSDSETKMCEGQHSVFWFRSGSDESHPKVIYAHGNSGDGCEKSPEAHAPQKCIYNFSKNVSSSDAGTYYCAVATCGEIFFGDRAKLEIEAVNMWDLEKANTVLFLLCAALAISLIVHMYTIKKKTCDCCNAVISKVSREMRKHYFILPQPSTRGKLAKQREGMKKRQRERRSTPMSGREIIKIYWICLLKLISFLSDTLL; this comes from the exons ATGatgatcatattttatttactgctgATGCTCAGAGCGGGGC GATGCGCACACGATCCGATCTTTGACACAAAGACTGTTGGTGTTGGAGATGATGTGACTTTGACATGTCCCCGCCAGAAAAATTCGCAAACAGAATACTTCTTTTGGATTAGGCTTGTTTCTGGAAACTTTCCTGAAACCTTCAAGGGAACGCATCAATTTGAATATAATGTTGTTCACATGACTCCTCGCACTGCAACAAAACAAGGGCCTGAAACATTTCTTctgcagataaataaaacagagcCAAGCGATACTGGAGTTTACTACTGTATAGAAGTAGACTTACTTGATATGACATTTTTGAAAGGAACATTTCTGAGAATTAAAG AACCTGATATCACTGCCACCATTCAAGACCTTCCATCTGATCCAGTCCGTCCAGGAGACTCAGTGACTCTGCAGTGTTCAGTCCTCTCTGACTCTGAGACCAAGATGTGTGAAGGACAACACAGTGTGTTCTGGTTCAGATCTGGATCAGATGAATCTCATCCTAAAGTCATTTACGCTCATGGAAACAGTGGTGATGGATGTGAGAAGAGTCCTGAGGCTCACGCTCCACAGAAATGTATCTACAACTTCTCTAAAAACGTCAGCTCCTCTGATGCCGGGACTTATTACTGTGCTGTGGCCACATGCGGGGAGATATTTTTTGGAGATCGGGCAAAACTGGAAATTGAAG cAGTCAACATGTGGGATTTGGAGAAGGCCAACACAGTTCTGTTTCTGTTATGCGCTGCTTTGGCTATAAGTCTAATCGTCCATATGTATACCATCAAGAAGAAAACTTGTGATTGTTGCAACG CGGTGATCAGCAAAGTCAGCAG AGAGATgaggaaacattattttattctgcCCCAACCTTCAACAAGAGGAAAACTGGcaaagcagagagaaggaatgaagaagcggcagagagagagacgatctACACCGATGTCAGGGCG